The Helianthus annuus cultivar XRQ/B chromosome 16, HanXRQr2.0-SUNRISE, whole genome shotgun sequence genome includes a window with the following:
- the LOC110917118 gene encoding transcription factor TCP5 isoform X2, producing the protein MFNNTSGRKDFQAKQEGDNNEQIMLPKYTTTSRQWAGLKNPRIVRVSKAFGGKDRHSKVCTVKGLRDRRIRLSVPTAIQLYDLQDKLGLSQPSKVIDWLLDSTKDDIDQLPPLPMLFGDHFNQFHPVLPTTLIPQDLNSPQISFSQLLKAQNPTFVKDDINGDHQRKKGKEALVENKPYEHENGGLNFFPIPQYSYNSGLFPYNPYSNWEPCSNVSIPQFGNQGLVSSQTDSSMTLPSASQLLLGPPTAITPSAFPPFIMPNLGENHDLARQNNYFHLLSSSSQHVPPNSLMPFFNLSDSHEKVPFGLDAHNKNDR; encoded by the coding sequence ACAACAACTTCAAGACAATGGGCAGGTTTGAAGAACCCAAGGATAGTAAGGGTATCCAAGGCTTTTGGAGGTAAAGATAGACATAGCAAGGTTTGCACAGTAAAAGGATTGCGAGACCGAAGAATTCGGCTTTCTGTTCCTACGGCTATTCAGTTGTATGATCTTCAAGATAAGCTAGGGTTAAGCCAACCTAGCAAGGTCATAGACTGGCTGCTTGATTCAACCAAAGATGATATTGATCAGCTGCCACCCCTCCCGATGTTGTTTGGAGATCATTTTAATCAATTCCATCCAGTACTACCAACAACCTTAATTCCTCAAGATTTGAACTCACCTCAAATTTCTTTCTCTCAACTTCTTAAAGCTCAAAATCCAACATTTGTGAAAGATGACATCAATGGagatcatcaaagaaagaaaggaaaagaagcGCTAGTCGAAAACAAGCCATACGAACACGAAAATGGAGGTTTGAACTTTTTTCCTATACCTCAATATTCTTATAATTCAGGATTGTTTCCATACAACCCTTATTCTAATTGGGAACCTTGTTCAAATGTTTCAATACCTCAATTTGGAAACCAAGGACTAGTTTCCTCTCAAACTGATTCTTCAATGACCCTCCCATCTGCATCCCAGTTATTGTTGGGTCCTCCTACTGCCATCACACCTTCAGCTTTCCCTCCATTTATCATGCCTAATTTAGGAGAGAATCATGATCTTGCTAGACAAAATAATTACTTCCATTTGTTAAGCTCAAGTTCCCAACATGTACCACCAAATTCGCTCATGCCATTCTTTAACCTGAGTGATTCTCATGAGAAAGTACCCTTTGGTTTGGATGCACATAACAAAAATGATAGGTGA